The following proteins are co-located in the Anoplopoma fimbria isolate UVic2021 breed Golden Eagle Sablefish chromosome 18, Afim_UVic_2022, whole genome shotgun sequence genome:
- the LOC129107102 gene encoding alpha-1,6-mannosyl-glycoprotein 2-beta-N-acetylglucosaminyltransferase: MRLRLVKRNLLALLGVSFVVVTLLFSTRVLLVNDNDTTGPNNVVLINQVGNSGDTAKFSFGSVAELTKSVYNANYKQCVRNADKFPGEPRLVLVVQVHNRPEYLRLLIRSLEKAAEVHSFLLIFSHDYFSEEINAIVQGITFCRVQQIYFPFSTQLYPSEFPGKDPRDCPRDISKDAALKTGCLNAAHPDSYGHYREAFITQTKHHWWWKLHFVWERVQAMQGYSGFVIFLEEDNYILPDFFHYYKSMLEFRKNSCPDCDTLALGNHNGLTDFNTLSNKVLTTGWMSTKHNIGMAISREMYYKLMGCNNEYCTYDDYNWDWTLQHLSGTCISKPLKVLAAQGSRVLHTGDCGLHQKENCRPEWASQKVEEGLLAAKDSLFPPSLVLSGATAAEHKEHQKNGGWGDTRDHILCKNYAKRL; the protein is encoded by the coding sequence ATGAGGCTTCGGCTGGTGAAACGGAACCTGCTGGCTCTGCTGGGTGTTTCCTTTGTGGTTGTGACTCTCCTGTTTTCTACACGTGTGTTACTAGTAAACGATAATGACACGACTGGACCCAACAACGTGGTTCTGATAAACCAGGTCGGGAATTCTGGCGACACTGCGAAGTTCTCCTTTGGTTCGGTTGCAGAGTTGACGAAGTCCGTCTACAATGCCAATTATAAGCAGTGTGTGCGAAACGCAGACAAGTTCCCAGGGGAGCCTCGACTGGTGCTGGTTGTGCAGGTCCACAACAGGCCCGAGTACCTCAGGCTGCTCATCAGGTCGCTGGAGAAAGCTGCAGAGGTCCACagcttcctcctcatcttcagcCACGACTACTTTTCAGAGGAAATAAACGCCATTGTGCAAGGGATAACTTTCTGCAGAGTGCAGCAGATTTATTTCCCCTTCAGCACTCAGCTGTATCCCAGTGAGTTTCCTGGGAAGGATCCACGGGACTGCCCCCGGGACATATCCAAGGACGCCGCTCTCAAAACAGGATGCCTGAACGCAGCACACCCGGACTCCTACGGACACTACAGGGAGGCCTTCATCACTCAGACGAAGCACCACTGGTGGTGGAAGCTGCACTTTGTGTGGGAGCGGGTGCAGGCGATGCAGGGCTACAGCGGCTTTGTGATCTTCCTGGAGGAGGACAACTACATCTTGCCAGACTTTTTCCATTACTATAAATCAATGCTGGAGTTCAGGAAGAACAGCTGCCCAGATTGCGACACGCTGGCGTTGGGCAACCACAACGGCCTGACTGATTTCAACACGCTGTCCAATAAGGTGTTGACCACTGGGTGGATGTCCACCAAACACAACATAGGCATGGCCATCTCCAGAGAGATGTACTACAAGCTGATGGGCTGCAACAACGAGTACTGCACCTACGACGACTACAACTGGGACTGGACCCTGCAGCACCTGTCGGGAACCTGCATATCGAAGCCCCTCAAAGTGCTGGCGGCGCAGGGCTCCAGGGTCCTCCACACGGGGGACTGCGGCCTCCACCAGAAGGAAAACTGCCGACCGGAGTGGGCCTCgcagaaggtggaggagggcCTCCTTGCAGCCAAGGACAGcctcttccctccatctctcgTGCTCAGCGGCGCCACAGCGGCTGAGCACAAGGAGCACCAGAAGAACGGAGGGTGGGGCGACACTCGAGACCACATTCTATGCAAAAATTACGCCAAGCGTCTTTGA
- the LOC129107448 gene encoding protein FAM177A1: protein MNNSHQESSPDIQENQFGSPALSKQRRIIHFSSGETLEQEDSEEEEEEEEQSSNRPPFREPAERTRLSFKNVAILVGRLSLLTCDFLGERLSGALGLNAAKYQYAIDQHQRDHKTTRSQAEDNLVEGRAETIHLPSGGGRGQYGATGEAGRPADPQASCEEKHMDRSEGRHNRAYQADED from the exons ATGAACAACAGTCACCAGGAA TCGTCACCAGACATACAGGAGAACCAGTTTGGGAGTCCTGCCCTGTCCAAACAGAGGAGGATCATCCACTTCTCCAGCGGTGAAACTCTGGAGCAGGaagacagtgaggaggaggaggaggaagaggagcagtcATCAAACAGGCCTCCATTCAGGGAACCTGCAGAGAGG ACTAGGTTGTCATTCAAGAATGTGGCCATTCTAGTTGGGAGGCTTTCACTACTGA CTTGTGATTTCCTTGGAGAGAGACTATCTGGCGCACTAGGACTGAATGCGGCCAAATACCAGTATGCCATAGACCAACATCAACGCGACCACAAG ACAACAAGAAGCCAGGCCGAGGACAACCTCGTGGAAGGACGGGCAGAGACGATACATCTCCCCTCTGGAGGGGGTCGGGGTCAGTACGGAGCTACAGGAGAAGCAGGCCGCCCTGCTGACCCCCAGGCCAGCTGTGAAGAGAAACACATGGACAGAAGTGAAGGACGTCACAACAGAGCCTATCAAGCAGATGAGgattaa
- the brox gene encoding BRO1 domain-containing protein BROX: protein MAHWFHRNPLKATAAVSFNYYGVAGSPAANKICNDLRTNRARLLEMFTDVTCNPEIMKNATDAYFSLLQGFITSLDGTTQENKMRFIQNFKWTDTLQGNTPSAQQDAVFELVSMSFNVALWYTKFASRLAGKENVTEAEAKDVHRSLKVAAGIFKTLKEVHIPRLITPAEKGRDLEPRAIDAYIIQCQAEAQEVTIARAIELKHNATLIAALAFETANFYQKADHTLNTLEPDCSSKWRKYFQLKQHFYMAYAYCYHGQTLLASDKCGEAIRSLQEAEKCYSHAEALCKEYRQTKGPGTTAKPSEQLFFLKLGGLIKITLEKCQRENGFIYFHKVPVEAPQLELKASYGLAEPIPFELPPLSEQCTPEVYATFDLTKGAKNDKAKPKEEEVKPVKEPDLKPQKDTGCVLS from the exons ATGGCACATTGGTTTCACAGAAACCCACTGAAGGCAACAGCGGCCGTGTCCTTTAACTACTATGGAGTGGCAGGGAGCCCCGCTGCCAATAAGATATGCAA TGACCTGAGGACAAACCGGGCGAGACTGCTGGAGATGTTCACCGATGTCACCTGCAACCCTGAGATCATGAAAAATGCCACAGATGCATACTTCTCCCTCCTGCAAG GCTTTATCACATCCTTGGATGGAACTACTCAGGAGAACAAGATGAGGTTCATCCAGAACTTCAAGTGGACTGACACCTTACAAGGAAACACACCAAg TGCCCAGCAGGATGCGGTCTTTGAACTGGTCTCCATGTCCTTCAACGTAGCCCTCTGGTACACCAAGTTTGCCTCGAGACTAGCAGGGAAAGAAAa CGTGACAGAGGCTGAAGCGAAAGATGTTCACCGGAGCCTGAAAGTGGCTGCTGGTATATTTAAAACCCTCAAG GAGGTCCACATCCCTCGTCTCATCACCCCAGCCGAAAAGGGCAGAGACCTGGAGCCCCGGGCGATCGATGCATACATCATCCAGTGCCAAGCGGAGGCACAGGAAG TGACGATTGCCAGAGCGATTGAACTGAAGCACAACGCCACACTCATCGCAGCGTTGGCTTTTGAGACGGCAAACTTCTATCAAAAAGCTG ACCACACGTTGAACACCTTGGAGCCAGACTGCAGTAGCAAATGGAGGAAGTACTTTCAGCTGAAGCAGCACTTTTACATGGCTTAT GCGTACTGCTATCATGGACAGACGCTGCTGGCGAGTGACAAGTGCGGTGAGGCTATACGATCTCTCCAGGAGGCGGAAAAGT GTTACTCCCATGCCGAGGCGCTGTGTAAAGAGTATCGTCAGACCAAAGGGCCCGGCACCACGGCCAAACCCTCGGAGCAGCTGTTCTTCCTCAAACTGGGCGGTCTCATTAAGATCACACTGGAGAAGTGCCAGAGAGAAAATGGCTTCAT ATACTTCCACAAGGTCCCAGTCGAGGCGCCCCAGCTGGAGTTGAAGGCGAGTTACGGCCTGGCCGAGCCAATCCCCTTCGAGCTGCCGCCCCTTAGTGAGCAGTGCACTCCTGAAGTCTATGCCACCTTTGACCTGACCAAGGGAGCCAAAAATGACAAG GCCAAAcccaaggaggaggaggtgaaaccAGTGAAGGAGCCAGATCTGAAGCCTCAGAAGGACACAGGATGTGTCCTCTCCTAA
- the LOC129107469 gene encoding uncharacterized protein LOC129107469 — protein MTTYISELAVSLNKVDEQNLRDRIFKQLPGNLNKGAGGNNIYLWYKNGPKAITRLQVSFKADMTPGLISAGYTKINKDLNAGVGGDQIYLWYYKGSGEYDTPIVDIDVTTDANNEAAKFQIGYERLACDLNRAAGGAWIHIWMKREKQTYICDVTATNSYGADAYLFGNSFIRMDEDTSRGAGGSYVFIWYRQTTDPKRALTDLQVSTTKDEERSYQQRDYKSVNVNLNDGNCGSIVYLWFKKEGSNNPIKAIALLVNTALIPEYLKAGVIVIERNLNSGNRGWIEYLCVYQ, from the coding sequence ATGACTACCTACATCTCAGAACTTGCTGTGTCCCTGAACAAAGTAGATGAGCAAAATCTCAGAGACAGGATCTTCAAGCAACTCCCAGGTAATCTGAACAAAGGAGCAGGTGGAAATAACATCTACCTTTGGTACAAAAATGGGCCAAAAGCAATCACCAGGCTTCAAGTTTCATTCAAGGCTGACATGACTCCTGGATTGATCAGTGCAGGGTACACAAAGATCAATAAAGATCTCAATGCTGGAGTAGGAGGTGATCAGATCTACCTTTGGTACTACAAAGGGTCTGGAGAGTATGATACTCCCATAGTGGACATTGATGTTACTACTGATGCAAACAATGAAGCTGCAAAGTTTCAAATCGGCTATGAGAGACTGGCCTGTGATCTGAACCGCGCCGCCGGAGGGGCCTGGATCCACATctggatgaagagagagaaacaaacctACATCTGCGACGTCACTGCCACTAATTCCTACGGAGCAGACGCCTACCTGTTTGGCAACAGTTTCATCCGAATGGATGAAGATACTAGCAGGGGAGCAGGAGGATCGTACGTCTTCATCTGGTACCGTCAGACCACCGACCCCAAGCGTGCCCTCACTGACCTGCAAGTGTCCACCACCAAAGATGAGGAACGCAGTTATCAGCAGCGTGATTACAAGTCTGTGAATGTTAACCTCAACGATGGCAACTGCGGTAGCATAGTGTACCTGTGGTTCAAGAAGGAGGGATCCAACAATCCCATTAAGGCCATCGCCCTCCTTGTCAACACAGCTTTGATTCCTGAGTACCTGAAGGCTGGTGTCATTGTTATCGAGAGAAATCTCAACTCCGGCAATCGTGGCTGGATTGagtacctgtgtgtgtaccagTGA